In Aptenodytes patagonicus chromosome 6, bAptPat1.pri.cur, whole genome shotgun sequence, one genomic interval encodes:
- the LOC143161547 gene encoding zinc finger protein ZIC 1 has translation MLLDAGPQYPAIGVTTFGSSRHHSTADVTDREVGLGINPFADGMGAFKINPSTHELASAGQTAFTSQAPGYAAAALGHHHHPTHVSSYSSAAFNSTRDFLFRNRGFGEAAAASAQHSLFASAAGSFAGPHGHTDAAGHILFPGLHEQATSHASPNVVNGQMRLGFSGDMYGRPDQYGQVTSPRSEHYASTQLHGYGHMNMNMAAHHGAGAFFRYMRQPIKQELICKWIEPEQLSNPKKSCNKTFSTMHELVTHVTVEHVGGPEQSNHICFWEECPREGKPFKAKYKLVNHIRVHTGEKPFPCPFPGCGKVFARSENLKIHKRTHTGEKPFKCEFEGCDRRFANSSDRKKHMHVHTSDKPYLCKMCDKSYTHPSSLRKHMKVHESSSQGSQPSPAASSGYESSTPPTIVSPSTENQTASSLSPSSSAVHHTSSHSTLTSNFNEWYV, from the exons ATGCTTCTGGATGCTGGACCGCAGTATCCCGCCATAGGAGTCACTACCTTCGGATCCTCCCGCCACCACTCCACGGCCGATGTCACGGACAGAGAAGTGGGGCTGGGGATCAACCCCTTCGCCGACGGCATGGGCGCCTTCAAAATCAACCCCAGCACCCACGAGCTGGCCTCGGCCGGCCAGACCGCCTTCACCTCGCAGGCGCCCGGCTACGCGGCGGCGGCCCTGGGGCACCACCACCACCCGACCCATGTCAGCTCCTACTCCAGCGCCGCCTTCAACTCCACCCGGGACTTTCTGTTCCGCAACCGCGGCttcggggaggcggcggccgccagCGCCCAGCACAGCCTCTTCGCCTCCGCCGCCGGCAGCTTCGCCGGACCCCACGGACACACCGATGCCGCGGGACATATACTTTTCCCGGGGCTGCACGAACAAGCCACCAGCCACGCTTCGCCTAACGTGGTGAACGGGCAGATGCGCCTGGGCTTCTCCGGAGACATGTACGGCAGACCCGACCAGTACGGCCAGGTCACCAGCCCCCGCTCCGAGCACTACGCCTCGACCCAGCTGCACGGCTACGGCCACATGAACATGAACATGGCAGCCCACCACGGGGCAGGGGCCTTCTTTCGTTACATGCGGCAGCCCATCAAACAGGAACTCATCTGTAAGTGGATTGAGCCCGAGCAATTGTCAAACCCCAAAAAGTCCTGCAACAAAACTTTCAGCACGATGCACGAGCTGGTGACTCACGTCACGGTGGAGCACGTTGGAGGACCCGAGCAGTCCAACCACATATGTTTCTGGGAAGAGTGTCCAAGAGAAGGGAAACCTTTCAAGGCCAAATACAAACTTGTAAACCACATCAGAGTCCACACAGGTGAAAAAcctttcccctgccctttccCAGGCTGTGGCAAAGTGTTTGCCAGATCAGAGAATCTCAAAATACACAAAAGAACTCATACAG GTGAAAAACCATTTAAGTGTGAATTCGAGGGCTGTGACAGGCGCTTTGCAAACAGCAGCGACCGCAAAaagcacatgcatgtgcacacttCCGACAAGCCCTATCTCTGCAAAATGTGTGACAAGTCCTACACGcaccccagctccctcagaaAGCACATGAAG GTCCATGAATCATCCTCGCAGGGGTCCCAGCCTTCTCCCGCCGCCAGCTCAGGCTACGAGTCCTCCACCCCTCCAACCATCGTGTCTCCATCCACAGAAAACCAGACCGCCAGCTCCttatccccttcctcctccgcagtCCACCACACGTCCAGCCACAGCACGCTTACATCAAATTTTAACGAATGGTACGTCTAA